From Magnetospirillum sp. WYHS-4:
GAGATCTCGGGCTTCAAGCGCGCCGCGTCCGGCCACCTGTACTTCGCTCTCAAGGACGCCGAGGCGGTTCTGGAGGCGGTCTGCTGGAAAGGCACCGCCCAGCGGCTGGGCGTGGGGATGGAGGACGGCATCGAGGTCGTCGCCACCGGACGGCTGACCACCTACCCCGGCAGGTCGAAGTACCAGATGGTGGTCGATTCCGTGGAATTGGCCGGCGAAGGCGCCCTGCTCAAGGTGCTGGAGGACCGGCGCCGCCGGCTTGCCGCGGAGGGCCTGTTCGACGCCGCCCGCAAGAAACGTCTGCCCTTTCTCCCCGGAACCATCGGCGTGGTGACGTCGCCCACCGGGGCGGTGATCCGCGATATCCTGCACCGGTTGGCGGACCGCTTTCCGCGCCGGGTGCTGGTCTGGCCGGTGCTGGTCCAGGGAGACGGGGCGGCGGCTCAGGTGGCCGCTGCCGTCCGCGGCTTCGACGGCCTGCCGGCGGATTTGAGGCCCGATCTGGTGATCGTGGCGCGCGGCGGCGGCAGCCTGGAGGACCTCTGGGCCTTCAACGAGGAAATCGTGGTGCGCGCGGTGGCCGACTGTTCGATTCCGGTCATTTCGGCGGTCGGGCACGAGACCGACACCACCCTGATCGACTTCGCCGCCGACGTCCGGGCCCCCACCCCGACCGCCGCCGCCGAGATGGCGGTGCCGGTGCGCGCCGATCTGATGGCCCAGGTGCAGGACGACGGCCAGCGCCTGACGGTCGCCCTGCGGCGCCGGCTGGCGGAATTCGACTTGCGGCTCGCCGGTCTCGAACGCGGCCTGCCCCGGCCGGGACGGCTGATCGAGGAAGCGGCGCAACGTCTGGACGACCGGACCGAACGGCTGGAACGGGCGCTGCGGCGGATTGTCGAACGAAGCGGCGAGAAGTTGCTGCGCACCGCCGGACGCCTGGAAGGGCCGCGGCAGCTGATCGAAGTCTCGCAAGGCCGGCTGGCCGGCGAATTCCGAGCGCTGACCCAGGCGGCACGGGCGGCGCTGCGCCACGGCGAGAGCCGCATGCTTCAGGCCGGGGCCCTGCTCGACAGCCTGTCCTACCGTCGGGTCCTGGAGCGGGGTTTCGCCCTGGTCAAGGACGGGGCCGGCCATCCCGTGACTTCGGCCAAGGCCGTCCGGCCGGGAATGAATTTGGCGGTCACCTTCCACGACGGCGACAGCCACGCCGTCGCCACCGGCCGCAGGGGCAAGCCAGGCGACGACCGCCAGGGATCGTTGCTGTGAAGGGCGCCATCCTCGCCCTGCTCGTGCTCGCGCTTCCCGTCCCGGCCGCCGGGCTGACCTTGGACGGCCCCTTGACCCAGGGCGGGCTGGTGGTCGGGCGTGCCCCGCCCGGCACTCGCGTCACCTTGGACGGCGCCCCCGTCCGGGTGTCGCAGGACGGGCTGTTCCTGCTGGGCTTCGGGCGCGACGCCCCGGCCCGCGCCGAACTTTCGCTCACCGGCCCGGACGGGCGGACGGAAACCCGTGACTTGAAGGTGGCGGCACGGGAATATCCGGTCCAACGCATCGAAGGCCTGCCGGAAAAGAAGGTCTCGCCGCCGCCCGAGGACCTGGAACGCATCCGCCGCGAAAGCGCCCAGGTCGCCGAGGCCCGCAAGGCGGACACGGCCCGACCGTTCTTCGGCGACGGTTTCGTCTGGCCGGCCGACGGGGTGGTGTCGGGGGTCTTCGGGTCCCAGCGCATCCTGAACGGCAAACCGCGCGCGCCTCACAACGGCGTCGACATAGCGGCGTCCACCGGCACGCCGGTACGCGCCATGGGGGCCGGCATCGTGCGCCTGGCCCATCCCGACATGCTGCTTACCGGCCGCACCCTGATGATCGACCATGGCCATGGACTGACTTCGGTCTACCTCCACCTGGAAGATATCCGGGTCGCCGAAGGCCGGGAAGTCGCCAAGGGCACCGTGATCGGCAGCGTCGGTAAGTCGGGCCGGGCGACCGGGCCGCATCTGCACTGGGGGGTGAACCTGTTCGCCACCGCCCTCGATCCCGTTCTCGTCGTCGCGGAGCCCAAGCCATGAAGACAGTCGGCATAAACCTCGCGCTGCTGCTGGCCGTGGTTCTGGCGGCCGAGCTCGTGTTCGGCGGCTGGATGGGCGGGGGCTACGGCACCTTGGTCATCCCGCGCAACGTCGACCGGCCGTTCGAGACGACCAACCTGTATGGCGGCGGCATCGTCCGCTTCAAGCGGGACCGCCATGGCCTGCGCGGGACCTACGAGGACCCGGCGCGCATCGACATCCTGGCCATCGGGGGCAGCACCACCAACGAAATCTTCATCGGCGAGGGGATGACCTGGACCGATACTCTCGCCAAGGCCTTCTCCGAGAACGGCCGCAAGGTGACGGTCGTCAACGCGGGCGTGGACGGCCAGAGCACCATCGGGCACCTGAAGAACTTCGACCTGTGGTTTCCAAGGATTCCCGGCCTGAAGCCACGCTACGTGCTGGCCTACCTGGGCATCAACGACTTCGCGGTGGCCGCCACCGGGCATCTGGGCAAGCAGGACCACATGGAGGCTCCGACCCGCAAGTGGAAGCAATGGCTGATCAACAACAGCGCCGTCTACGGGCTCTACCGGACCCTCAAGGGCGCCTGGCAGGCCCGGCGGGCCGACCTGATCCACAATCAGAAGAACTACGACGGCACCCCCTGGACCGCGGCCGCCACCCAACCCGACCTTGCCGGCGAGGAACGGCGCCTCGCGCCCCATCTGGAAGCCTATGCGGGGCGGTTGAAGGAACTGGCGGCGCGAATCCGCGGCTTGGGGGCCGAGGCCATCCTGGTGACCCAGCACAAGGCGACCTACCGCATCCGCGACGGGCTTGTGCTGGGCAAGCCCCTGCCGGACGGGCGAGTGGACATCGGGGAATACGCCGGCCTCGCCGCCTTCAACAAGACCACCCTGGCGGTCTGCCGCGAGGTCAAGGCGATTTGCGTCGATCTGGCCGGCGAACTCTTCTTCGAGGACGGCGACCACTACGACGGCCTGCACACCACGCCCAAGGGTTCGGAAAAAATCGGCCGCTACCTCGAAGCCAGGCTGCGCGACCTCCTGGTCACCCCCCGGTAAGATTCATGTGCCGCCCGACCGCCGGCCGTCCGGTCAAGGGATCGGTGGTGAACTCGTGGCCCTTGGGCTTGCGGGCAATGGCGCGGTCGATGGCCTCGCCCAGCGGCCCGTCTCCCGGATCGGCTCGCAGGGGCGTGCGGAGGTCGACCGAGTCCTCCTGGCCCAGGCACATGAACAGGGTTCCGGTGCAGGTCAGCCGCACCCGGTTGCAGGCATCGCAGAAATGGGCCGACAGCGGCGTGATGAATCCCAGCTTGCGGCCCGTCTCCTCGACGCGCATGTAGCGGGCCGGGCCGCCGGTGGTCTCGGGAATGTCGGCCAGGGTCCAGGAATCGGACAAGCGGCGGCGCACCTCGGCCAAGGGCAGGAAGCCGGCATCCGGCAACCCGCCCGCCTCGCCCAGCGGCATCATCTCGATCAGGGTCAGGTCGAACCCCTGCTCGCCGCACCAGTGCAGCATGGCGTCGAACTCGCCGTCTTCGTAACGCCCGAAGGCGACCTTGTTGATCTTGATTTCCAAGCCCGCCGCCTTGGCGGCCGCGATGCCTTCCAGTACCTGGGCGAGACGGTCCTGGCGGGTGATTTGACGAAAGCGGGCGGCATCCAGGGTATCCAGCGACACGTTAACCCGCTTGACGCCGCAAGCCGCCAGTTCATCGACATAGCGGGCCAGTTGGCTGCCGTTGGTGGTGAGTGCCAGTTCGCCCAGCGCACCGCCTTCCAGATGCCTTCCGAGGGAGTGGAACAGGCTCGCCACGTTGCGCCGCACCAAAGGCTCGCCGCCGGTGATGCGGATCTTCCTCACCCCGCGTGCGACGAAGGCGGCGCAAACCCGGTCGATTTCCTCCAGGGTCAACAAGTCCCGGCGGGGCACGAAGGCGGTGTCCTCGGCCATGCAATAGCGGCAACGGAAGTCGCAGCGGTCGGTGATCGATACCCGCAGGTAGGTAATGGCGCGGCCGAAGGGATCGACGAGGGACGGCATGGCTCGCTCTGTGCAGGGAAAGGCCGGCCGTCATATCCGGACGGACATGACACCGAAGGCGATGATGCTACAGTTCGCCCTGGTGGCGCAACGGATTCCAGGGGCGGCGCGGGCGGCCTGGAGCCCTCGGAGACGATGGCAATTTGCATAAAATTTTATCGAATGTTCCAGGCAAATCCTCTGAAATGCATTTCAAAACTATCTAAAATGAAAAATATTGTATTTCCATGGCGTACGGCTATATTACATGTAGGCTCCCTCGTGGGCCTACAATAAGGGCGATGGCTCAGGCCCCCCAACCAACATCGCCTTTTATTGTCCAGGCTACTCGCACTCCGGAACCTCGTCGGCTCAAGGTTCCGGGGTGCGAGGGCCGACAATTTATTACAAATATTTACATTATGTTACCTGTAATCCTTTCGCATTCGCTCGGGCAGTCTTTTCGGCGTCGTTGAAGTCGTGGCGTCCCGAGTCGAAGCAAATCCCCCTGGAAAGCGGGTCGGGGCCGTGCTAGCCCTTGCGTCGTCTCGCCCTGGGTCTTGATCTCTGGAATTGTTCCATGCCTGATTATTCCTTGGAACGCAAAGCGGACTGCCTGGTCGCCGGAATCGACGAGGCCGGACGCGGCCCCTGGGCAGGGCCTGTAGTGGCGGCGGCCGTGATCCTGGACCCGGACGACATCCCGCAAGGCCTGGACGATTCCAAGAAACTCAAGCCGGCGCGCCGCGAGGTCCTGTTCTCTCTGATCGCCGACCGCGCCAGGGTCGGCGTCGGCATCGCCGACGTCGATGAGATCGACCGCGTCAACATCCTCCAGGCCACCCTGATCGCCATGGAGCGGGCAGTCGAGAACCTCGGTATCCGGCCGGAATTGGCGCTGGTGGACGGCAACCGCCCCCCCCACTTGCCTTGCCCCGTCCGTTGCGTCGTCAAGGGCGATGCCGCGTCGTTCAGCATCGCCGCAGCCTCCATCGTCGCCAAGGTGACCCGCGACCGCATCATGGCGGACTTGGCGACAGCCTTTCCCGGCTATGGATGGGCGGCCAACGCCGGCTACGGCACCCCGGAGCACCAGGAGGCCCTGCGACGGCTTGGCCCGACGCCGCACCACCGCCGCAGCTTCGCCCCGGTGCGCGCCTTGCTGTCCCGTCTGCCCGGCTTGTAGCCCTACATCGTCCCGAAGGATGGAGAGACGGACCGCAGGGCCTCGCGCAGCGTCGCGTTGTCGAGGGTCAATTCCACCACGGCCCGGCGCAGTCGGGCGTTTTCCAGTTCCAGTTCCCGCAGGTGCCGGAGCTGGGTACCGTCCGCCGTCATCTCGCACCGCGGGTCGGGGGCGCGGATGGGCGCGCGCATCATGGCGTGGCCGCCTTGGTCAGCGAGGCCAAGTCGCGGCGCTGACAGGCGGCCAGGGTCTCGCGGGCCCTGGTCATCAGGCGGTCGTAAAGGTCGGGGCCGGCGGGCAGGCCGAATCCGCTGGGATCGAAGCCGCGCCGGGCGCAACCTTCCTGGGCCAGGTTGAAGCGCCATTCCAGGTAGCGCAGGTCGGAAGCCCCCATGTGCAGCGGCACCCCGACGGTGGTGCCGAGGGCGGAACGGACCGCGTCCTCAAGGTGATGCAGTTCGTGCATCACCGCGATCTCGTTGTCCAAGATGGCATCGACCGAATCCGGATAGACCCGCGCCAGGGCCGGCGCCAACACATGCACCGCCACGTGGGCGAGGCGGGGATCGAGCCAGAAGCGCAGATCCTGCGCCGTGCCCGGACGGTCGGGCGCGCCGGTCTGGCTGGCGGTCAGGACAGGCAATTGGGTGGAAAGGGTAAGGGTGCGGGCGTTCAGGTCCGGCATTACCAGGCGGGCCTCGGCGATCGCCCCTTCCAGGGCGGGGCCGCTCCAGACCACCAAGTCGGCTGCGCGCAGGGCCTGGACTTGGGCAGCCGATAGGTCGGCGAGTCGTCCGGCGGTGCGTTGGGGCATCAGCAGTTCCGGTTCGGCGACTCCCTTCAGCAGCTTGGCGACCAGCGAATGGAGAGGCGGCAGGCTGACCACCACGCGTGGCGGTTGGGCGGCGGCCGGCAGGGACAGGGCGGCAAGGATGACCAGGGCCGGCAGGATACGGCGGATCATGGATATGGGACTCCCCCAGGAAATGACGAATGCCCCCCGGCTCGCAACCGTCATGCCAGAAGAAGACCGCCGCTTCCCGGACCTTTTCCGCGCCATGGATGGGTGAATTGCCGCAGGGCTGCGGCATTTGACCCGGTCTGCTATGGTGATGGCATGAAGTTCCCCCATCCCCTCGTCCCCGGACGGCTGGTCAAGCGCTACAAACGCTTTCTGGCCGACGTCGTCCTGGAAGGCGGCGAGACCGTCGTCGCCCATTGCGCCAATTCGGGCTCCATGCTCGGCGTAAACATGCCGGGCTCCGATGTCTGGCTGTCCCCGGCCGCCAACCCGGACCGCAAGCTGCGCTGGACCTGGGAACTGCTGCGGGTGGGCGAAGGGCTGGTCGGCATCAATACCGCGCACCCCAACGCCCTGGTGGCCGAGGCGGTGGCCGCCGGGATTATCCCGGAACTGGCCGGCTACGCCACCATCCGCCGCGAGGTGAAGTACGGCCGGAATTCGCGCATCGACCTGCTGCTGGAAGGCCAGGGAAGGCCGCCCTGCTACGTGGAAGTCAAGAACGTCACCCTGATGCGCGAACCCGGCTTGGCCGAATTTCCCGATGCGGTGACCCGCCGGGGCGCCAAGCACTTGGAAGAACTGGCCGCCATGGTGGGCCAGGGTGCGCGGGCGGTCATGGTTTATCTGGTGCAGCGCGAGGATTGCAGTCGCTTCGCCCCCGCCGCCGACATCGATCCGGCCTATGCCGAAGGACTGGAACGGGCGCGCCGTCAAGGCGTGGAGGCCCTTTGCCGCGCCTGCCGCATATCGCCGGAAGGGATAGAGTTGGCATCCCCCCTCGCCTTCGTCTAAATAAGAAGCATGAACAACGACTGGTCGAGCAGCGCGATGGTG
This genomic window contains:
- the xseA gene encoding exodeoxyribonuclease VII large subunit; the encoded protein is MTTQQPPSCDPGHNTPVFTVGELAQALKLTVEETFPFLRVRGEISGFKRAASGHLYFALKDAEAVLEAVCWKGTAQRLGVGMEDGIEVVATGRLTTYPGRSKYQMVVDSVELAGEGALLKVLEDRRRRLAAEGLFDAARKKRLPFLPGTIGVVTSPTGAVIRDILHRLADRFPRRVLVWPVLVQGDGAAAQVAAAVRGFDGLPADLRPDLVIVARGGGSLEDLWAFNEEIVVRAVADCSIPVISAVGHETDTTLIDFAADVRAPTPTAAAEMAVPVRADLMAQVQDDGQRLTVALRRRLAEFDLRLAGLERGLPRPGRLIEEAAQRLDDRTERLERALRRIVERSGEKLLRTAGRLEGPRQLIEVSQGRLAGEFRALTQAARAALRHGESRMLQAGALLDSLSYRRVLERGFALVKDGAGHPVTSAKAVRPGMNLAVTFHDGDSHAVATGRRGKPGDDRQGSLL
- a CDS encoding M23 family metallopeptidase; the encoded protein is MKGAILALLVLALPVPAAGLTLDGPLTQGGLVVGRAPPGTRVTLDGAPVRVSQDGLFLLGFGRDAPARAELSLTGPDGRTETRDLKVAAREYPVQRIEGLPEKKVSPPPEDLERIRRESAQVAEARKADTARPFFGDGFVWPADGVVSGVFGSQRILNGKPRAPHNGVDIAASTGTPVRAMGAGIVRLAHPDMLLTGRTLMIDHGHGLTSVYLHLEDIRVAEGREVAKGTVIGSVGKSGRATGPHLHWGVNLFATALDPVLVVAEPKP
- a CDS encoding GDSL-type esterase/lipase family protein, producing MKTVGINLALLLAVVLAAELVFGGWMGGGYGTLVIPRNVDRPFETTNLYGGGIVRFKRDRHGLRGTYEDPARIDILAIGGSTTNEIFIGEGMTWTDTLAKAFSENGRKVTVVNAGVDGQSTIGHLKNFDLWFPRIPGLKPRYVLAYLGINDFAVAATGHLGKQDHMEAPTRKWKQWLINNSAVYGLYRTLKGAWQARRADLIHNQKNYDGTPWTAAATQPDLAGEERRLAPHLEAYAGRLKELAARIRGLGAEAILVTQHKATYRIRDGLVLGKPLPDGRVDIGEYAGLAAFNKTTLAVCREVKAICVDLAGELFFEDGDHYDGLHTTPKGSEKIGRYLEARLRDLLVTPR
- the moaA gene encoding GTP 3',8-cyclase MoaA, yielding MPSLVDPFGRAITYLRVSITDRCDFRCRYCMAEDTAFVPRRDLLTLEEIDRVCAAFVARGVRKIRITGGEPLVRRNVASLFHSLGRHLEGGALGELALTTNGSQLARYVDELAACGVKRVNVSLDTLDAARFRQITRQDRLAQVLEGIAAAKAAGLEIKINKVAFGRYEDGEFDAMLHWCGEQGFDLTLIEMMPLGEAGGLPDAGFLPLAEVRRRLSDSWTLADIPETTGGPARYMRVEETGRKLGFITPLSAHFCDACNRVRLTCTGTLFMCLGQEDSVDLRTPLRADPGDGPLGEAIDRAIARKPKGHEFTTDPLTGRPAVGRHMNLTGG
- a CDS encoding ribonuclease HII; the encoded protein is MPDYSLERKADCLVAGIDEAGRGPWAGPVVAAAVILDPDDIPQGLDDSKKLKPARREVLFSLIADRARVGVGIADVDEIDRVNILQATLIAMERAVENLGIRPELALVDGNRPPHLPCPVRCVVKGDAASFSIAAASIVAKVTRDRIMADLATAFPGYGWAANAGYGTPEHQEALRRLGPTPHHRRSFAPVRALLSRLPGL
- a CDS encoding metal ABC transporter substrate-binding protein is translated as MIRRILPALVILAALSLPAAAQPPRVVVSLPPLHSLVAKLLKGVAEPELLMPQRTAGRLADLSAAQVQALRAADLVVWSGPALEGAIAEARLVMPDLNARTLTLSTQLPVLTASQTGAPDRPGTAQDLRFWLDPRLAHVAVHVLAPALARVYPDSVDAILDNEIAVMHELHHLEDAVRSALGTTVGVPLHMGASDLRYLEWRFNLAQEGCARRGFDPSGFGLPAGPDLYDRLMTRARETLAACQRRDLASLTKAATP
- the sfsA gene encoding DNA/RNA nuclease SfsA; its protein translation is MKFPHPLVPGRLVKRYKRFLADVVLEGGETVVAHCANSGSMLGVNMPGSDVWLSPAANPDRKLRWTWELLRVGEGLVGINTAHPNALVAEAVAAGIIPELAGYATIRREVKYGRNSRIDLLLEGQGRPPCYVEVKNVTLMREPGLAEFPDAVTRRGAKHLEELAAMVGQGARAVMVYLVQREDCSRFAPAADIDPAYAEGLERARRQGVEALCRACRISPEGIELASPLAFV